One stretch of Chryseobacterium indologenes DNA includes these proteins:
- a CDS encoding DUF6496 domain-containing protein — protein MSKTKYSDKAQDKVGKVMHEFKEGKLKSSSGKKVTSRKQAVAIGISEAREKGLKVPSKKKSK, from the coding sequence ATGAGCAAGACTAAATATTCAGATAAAGCTCAGGACAAAGTAGGAAAAGTAATGCACGAATTCAAGGAAGGAAAACTAAAATCCTCTTCCGGAAAAAAAGTGACAAGCAGAAAACAGGCTGTAGCCATCGGTATTTCTGAAGCGAGAGAAAAAGGGCTGAAAGTCCCATCCAAAAAGAAAAGTAAATAA
- the glgP gene encoding alpha-glucan family phosphorylase, whose amino-acid sequence MDFRNFKVPYSINPQYSKKTVYFSMEFALEQVLKIYSGGLGFLAGSHMRSAYNLKQDLIGIGILWKFGYYDQARNHDQTLQPVWTRKMYSFLEDTGIKFQIEIHSAPVWVKVWYLDPEIFNTAPMFFLSTDVPENDHVSKTICHKLYDANESTKLAQYILLGKGGAKLLDEMNIEREVYHLNEAHGLPAAFYLLRKYNGDLNKVKEKLVFTTHTPEEAGNEKHNLKLCYDMTYFSGYSMEEAKAIEGADDDRFNHSLCALRMARVANGVSQLHGVVSRAMWNKYPGICEITSITNAQEFKYWSDKPLYNAKDENDDTVFDYRKKHLKKKLFSIVADQTGNLFNPNVFTIVWARRFAGYKRADLLLHDKDRFYRLLNNPKYPVQIIWAGKPYPMDYSAISTFNTLVEESKNHKNMAVLTGYELSLSKSLKQGSDLWLNNPRVPREASGTSGMTAAMNGSVNLSTDDGWIPEFANHRENSFVVPKADYLNMSIYEQDNYDLNKLYEILENEILPMYYDHPDQWRKIQHNAMNDVKNQFNSDRMADEYYRVLYNQTNS is encoded by the coding sequence ATGGATTTTAGGAATTTTAAAGTACCTTACAGCATCAATCCCCAATATTCAAAAAAAACTGTCTATTTCTCAATGGAATTTGCCCTTGAGCAGGTATTAAAAATATACTCCGGAGGGCTTGGGTTTTTAGCAGGATCTCACATGCGAAGTGCCTATAACCTGAAGCAGGATCTTATTGGAATTGGTATTCTCTGGAAATTCGGATACTATGACCAGGCCAGAAATCATGATCAGACTCTTCAGCCTGTCTGGACCCGAAAAATGTACAGCTTTCTTGAAGATACAGGAATAAAATTTCAAATTGAGATTCACAGTGCTCCTGTTTGGGTAAAGGTATGGTATCTTGATCCTGAAATTTTCAATACAGCCCCTATGTTTTTCCTGTCTACAGATGTTCCTGAAAATGACCATGTTTCAAAAACGATCTGTCACAAACTTTATGATGCCAATGAATCCACCAAACTGGCTCAATATATCTTACTCGGAAAAGGAGGTGCTAAATTACTGGATGAAATGAACATCGAAAGGGAGGTTTATCATTTAAATGAAGCCCACGGACTTCCTGCTGCATTTTATTTACTAAGAAAATACAATGGCGACCTGAATAAGGTTAAAGAAAAACTAGTTTTCACCACTCATACACCAGAAGAGGCTGGAAATGAAAAGCATAATTTAAAATTATGTTATGATATGACTTATTTCTCCGGCTATAGCATGGAGGAAGCAAAAGCAATTGAAGGAGCAGATGATGACCGTTTCAACCATTCTCTTTGTGCTCTGAGAATGGCAAGAGTTGCTAATGGAGTGTCGCAGCTTCACGGCGTTGTTTCCCGTGCAATGTGGAATAAATATCCCGGAATCTGTGAAATCACTTCCATTACCAACGCACAAGAATTCAAATATTGGTCAGATAAGCCACTTTACAATGCAAAAGATGAAAATGATGATACTGTTTTTGATTATCGTAAAAAGCATTTAAAGAAAAAATTGTTCAGTATCGTAGCAGACCAAACCGGAAACCTATTCAACCCTAATGTTTTTACTATTGTATGGGCTAGAAGATTTGCAGGTTACAAACGTGCAGACTTGCTTTTACATGACAAAGACAGATTCTATAGGCTTTTGAATAACCCAAAATATCCGGTACAGATTATTTGGGCAGGAAAGCCGTATCCGATGGATTATTCAGCAATTTCTACTTTCAACACGTTAGTTGAAGAAAGCAAGAACCACAAAAATATGGCTGTTCTTACCGGATATGAACTTTCATTAAGTAAATCATTAAAACAAGGCTCTGATCTTTGGTTAAATAACCCAAGAGTTCCAAGAGAAGCATCGGGAACTTCAGGAATGACCGCAGCGATGAACGGCTCGGTCAATCTATCCACAGATGACGGATGGATTCCGGAATTTGCTAATCACCGGGAAAATTCTTTCGTAGTTCCAAAGGCCGATTATCTGAATATGAGTATCTATGAGCAGGATAATTATGATTTAAACAAATTATATGAGATCCTTGAAAATGAAATTCTTCCTATGTATTATGATCATCCGGACCAATGGAGAAAAATCCAGCACAATGCAATGAACGATGTAAAAAATCAATTCAATAGTGATAGAATGGCAGATGAATACTACCGAGTACTCTATAATCAAACAAATAGCTAA
- a CDS encoding T9SS type B sorting domain-containing protein, which translates to MRKILLFTFLYISHFFYSQQDCATALAVCGNSNITYSPTGYGNIKEMVNSGTCIDTSGEHNSIWYKITIATGGTLTFNLVPNNQDADYDWAIFGPNVNCGSLGSAIRCNAATVIGVGAATGLNMTSTITNAVGGSTTPYCRYLDVLPGETYYLFIDNWVSSTSSTTAPFSLTWGGTATLASPFTDPAIQPKPFIPPGIPAANPANPREVIICGNPVVFDFATLSAGIVNGNPGFSVSYHYSANDALSVNNPITAPIMVNTSTVYYYSISYTDPTNPNSPLNKCKQTGTFKFKDGAITVKDATLIECNNNNAGTALFDLTTADIIAATNVSKKYYNSMFDLNAETNEITNPNAFTSAEGTVYVKVTSEYGCTGIAKITLKFHPVVIAKEATLTECFIESNPSTGSFNLANAPVTTPDNTKKYYPSEADAIHQTNEILNPMTYIAPNGVVYIRVTNARGCYAVVKVTLVVTPPKYSDVLHDKIICVESKTTLDAGPGFKSYEWSTGATTRTVSVGVGVYWVKLKTGDCITTQTVKVIPSEQPVISNIEVGSNTITVSVIGGTPPYQYSMDNIIWQDSNVFTNLSRGVYKVFVKDSYNCTPMEVEIVVPNLVNVITPNADGVNDVIDYSALSGKQNLVINIFDRYGTKIHQADKLNGYKWDGTVSGRRVPTGTYWYSVLWNENNTKNTPVKYTGWVLVKNRE; encoded by the coding sequence ATGAGAAAAATTCTACTATTTACTTTTCTATACATTTCCCATTTTTTTTACTCTCAGCAGGATTGTGCCACGGCGCTGGCTGTTTGTGGAAACTCAAATATTACTTACAGCCCTACAGGGTATGGAAATATTAAGGAAATGGTAAATTCCGGCACCTGTATAGATACATCAGGAGAACATAATTCGATCTGGTATAAAATTACTATTGCCACGGGAGGGACTTTGACATTTAATCTGGTTCCCAATAACCAGGATGCTGATTATGACTGGGCTATTTTCGGACCTAATGTGAACTGTGGAAGTCTGGGATCTGCTATACGTTGTAATGCTGCAACAGTGATTGGTGTTGGAGCAGCTACCGGATTAAATATGACCAGCACAATTACAAATGCTGTTGGAGGCTCAACAACACCATACTGTAGGTACCTGGATGTTCTGCCGGGAGAAACTTATTACCTGTTTATTGATAACTGGGTAAGTAGTACGAGCAGTACAACAGCTCCTTTTTCTTTAACATGGGGTGGCACAGCCACTTTAGCATCACCATTTACAGACCCGGCTATTCAGCCTAAACCTTTTATACCACCTGGAATTCCAGCGGCTAATCCCGCCAATCCAAGAGAGGTTATTATCTGTGGAAACCCCGTTGTATTTGACTTTGCAACGCTGTCAGCAGGCATTGTTAATGGAAATCCTGGTTTTAGCGTAAGTTATCATTATAGCGCTAATGATGCGTTATCAGTCAACAATCCTATTACGGCTCCAATAATGGTAAATACCTCAACGGTTTATTACTACAGTATAAGCTATACAGATCCAACCAACCCAAACAGTCCTCTTAATAAATGTAAACAGACAGGAACATTCAAATTTAAGGATGGGGCTATTACCGTAAAAGATGCAACATTAATAGAGTGTAACAATAATAATGCAGGAACAGCACTTTTTGACCTGACAACAGCAGATATCATCGCAGCTACCAATGTTTCAAAAAAATACTATAACAGTATGTTTGATCTTAATGCTGAAACGAACGAGATTACCAATCCTAATGCATTTACTTCTGCAGAGGGAACTGTTTATGTAAAAGTGACTTCTGAGTACGGATGTACCGGTATTGCAAAAATTACATTAAAATTTCATCCGGTAGTTATTGCTAAAGAAGCTACACTTACAGAATGTTTTATAGAGTCCAATCCAAGTACCGGATCTTTTAACCTTGCTAATGCTCCGGTAACTACCCCGGACAATACTAAAAAATATTATCCATCTGAAGCCGATGCCATTCATCAGACTAATGAAATCCTGAATCCAATGACTTATATTGCACCTAATGGAGTGGTGTATATAAGAGTTACAAATGCCAGAGGATGTTACGCTGTTGTTAAAGTGACTTTAGTTGTAACCCCTCCGAAATATTCTGATGTACTTCATGATAAGATTATATGTGTAGAAAGCAAAACCACTTTAGATGCCGGGCCGGGATTTAAAAGTTATGAATGGAGTACCGGAGCGACTACTCGAACCGTTAGTGTAGGAGTTGGAGTATATTGGGTGAAACTTAAAACCGGAGATTGTATTACGACACAGACTGTAAAGGTAATACCATCTGAACAGCCTGTTATTTCCAATATTGAAGTGGGAAGTAATACAATAACAGTATCCGTAATAGGAGGTACGCCACCTTATCAATACTCGATGGACAATATTATCTGGCAGGATTCAAATGTTTTCACTAATCTTTCTAGGGGAGTGTATAAAGTTTTTGTAAAAGATAGCTATAATTGTACCCCTATGGAGGTTGAAATTGTTGTTCCAAATCTGGTGAATGTTATCACTCCAAATGCTGATGGTGTAAATGATGTAATTGATTATTCTGCATTATCAGGCAAACAAAATCTTGTGATCAATATTTTTGACAGATATGGAACCAAGATCCATCAGGCTGACAAGCTTAATGGCTATAAATGGGATGGAACAGTAAGTGGAAGAAGAGTTCCTACCGGTACCTATTGGTATTCTGTACTGTGGAATGAGAACAATACCAAAAATACACCTGTTAAATATACAGGTTGGGTATTGGTTAAAAACAGGGAATAA
- a CDS encoding DUF1572 family protein codes for MKDLFVKRFEYYKSLGDQSFEQLSNEQIFWQYNQESNSIAVIVHHLAGNMLSRWTNFLTEDGEKTWRHRDEEFVNIFTTKDEVLEYWEKGWKCFFNALEQINEDNLYATIYIRGEAHSVIDAIFRQLAHYPYHIGQIDYIAKMIKNEDWKTLSIARNKSQEFNNEMKNRCYAKETDDNSSPVCFQNSSEIRDEYKQ; via the coding sequence ATGAAAGACCTGTTTGTAAAACGCTTTGAATATTATAAATCTCTTGGTGATCAATCCTTTGAGCAACTATCTAATGAGCAGATTTTCTGGCAATATAATCAAGAAAGTAATTCTATTGCTGTCATTGTACATCATCTTGCAGGAAATATGTTGTCAAGATGGACTAATTTTCTTACTGAAGATGGAGAAAAAACCTGGCGTCACCGTGATGAAGAATTTGTAAATATTTTTACAACCAAAGATGAAGTTCTTGAATATTGGGAAAAAGGATGGAAATGTTTTTTTAATGCATTAGAGCAGATTAATGAAGATAATCTTTATGCTACGATCTATATAAGAGGAGAGGCGCATTCTGTTATAGATGCCATTTTCAGACAACTGGCTCATTATCCTTACCATATCGGGCAGATTGATTATATCGCTAAAATGATTAAAAATGAAGATTGGAAAACACTTTCTATTGCCAGAAATAAATCTCAGGAGTTTAATAACGAAATGAAAAATAGATGCTATGCAAAAGAGACGGATGACAATTCATCACCTGTTTGCTTTCAAAACAGCTCTGAAATAAGGGATGAATATAAACAATAG
- the mtaB gene encoding tRNA (N(6)-L-threonylcarbamoyladenosine(37)-C(2))-methylthiotransferase MtaB: protein MSAFQRTAAYHTLGCKLNFAETSTIARQLTDAGYDKVSFDEKANVYVINTCSVTENADRECKLHVKRAMKANPDGLVVIVGCYAQLKPEEISQIEGVDLVLGAKEKFNILSYLDDLEKSDNEGIVHSCEIEETDFFIGSYSIGDRTRAFLKVQDGCDYKCTYCTIPLARGISRSDTIENVLKNAKEIAARDIKEIVLTGVNIGDYGKGEFGNKRHEHTFLDLISELDKVEGIERIRISSIEPNLLKDESIELVSKSRSFVPHFHIPLQSGSDDLLKKMKRRYLTKLYNDRVNKIREVMPDAAIGVDVIVGFPGETEEKFMETYNFLNELSITYLHVFTYSERENTEAAAMDGVVQIAERKKRNKMLRILSEKKKMAFYQTQLGKTLPVLWEHENKDGKMFGFTENYVRVQKDFDPASVNQIEFLNLEKILSDGTVSVQSSYQSFLAKA from the coding sequence ATGTCTGCTTTTCAAAGAACTGCCGCGTATCATACACTTGGCTGCAAATTAAATTTTGCAGAAACATCTACTATTGCTCGTCAATTAACAGATGCAGGTTATGATAAGGTGAGCTTTGATGAGAAAGCAAACGTATATGTAATCAACACGTGTTCCGTAACAGAAAATGCTGACCGTGAATGTAAGCTTCATGTAAAAAGAGCAATGAAAGCCAACCCTGATGGGCTGGTGGTTATTGTTGGATGTTACGCACAGCTGAAACCTGAAGAAATTTCACAGATTGAAGGAGTAGATCTTGTTTTAGGAGCTAAAGAAAAATTTAATATTCTAAGCTACCTTGATGATTTGGAAAAATCAGACAATGAGGGAATTGTTCATTCATGTGAGATTGAAGAAACGGATTTCTTTATTGGAAGTTATTCCATTGGTGACAGAACAAGAGCATTCCTGAAAGTTCAGGATGGATGTGATTACAAATGTACTTACTGTACTATCCCATTGGCAAGAGGAATTTCTCGTTCAGATACCATCGAAAATGTTCTTAAAAACGCTAAAGAAATTGCCGCAAGAGACATTAAAGAAATCGTTCTTACCGGAGTAAATATTGGTGATTATGGTAAAGGTGAGTTTGGAAACAAGAGACACGAGCATACTTTCCTGGATCTTATTTCGGAACTGGATAAAGTAGAAGGAATTGAAAGAATTCGTATTTCTTCCATTGAACCTAATCTTTTAAAAGATGAAAGTATTGAGCTGGTTTCTAAAAGCAGAAGCTTTGTTCCGCATTTTCATATTCCGTTACAATCCGGAAGCGATGATTTATTGAAAAAAATGAAACGTCGTTACCTAACTAAGCTATACAACGATCGAGTAAACAAAATCCGTGAGGTAATGCCAGACGCGGCAATTGGTGTGGACGTTATTGTTGGGTTCCCTGGAGAAACAGAAGAGAAGTTTATGGAAACCTATAATTTTCTTAATGAACTTTCTATTACTTATCTGCATGTATTTACTTATTCTGAAAGAGAAAATACAGAGGCCGCTGCTATGGACGGAGTCGTTCAGATAGCAGAAAGAAAAAAACGTAATAAAATGCTGAGAATTCTTTCTGAAAAGAAAAAAATGGCATTTTATCAGACTCAACTTGGAAAAACGCTTCCTGTACTTTGGGAGCACGAAAATAAAGACGGGAAAATGTTTGGGTTCACTGAAAACTATGTGAGAGTCCAGAAAGACTTTGATCCTGCATCTGTAAATCAAATCGAATTTCTAAATTTAGAAAAAATCCTGTCAGATGGCACGGTTTCTGTGCAATCTTCCTACCAAAGTTTTTTAGCAAAAGCATAG
- a CDS encoding FMN-binding glutamate synthase family protein produces MRDKFLSWGIVLVAATWIVALLIKAHYWIPTLLSAIYALGVYNAYQSKHAILRNFPVLGYFRYFFESISPEMQQYFIERETDGKPFPRNQRSAVYRRAKNLSDTVAFGTQLEVNHRKYEGIKHSIYAKSPSEELPRVWVGGEQCTQPYHASLFNISAMSFGALSDRAQISLNRGAKKGNFFHNTGEGGISPYHLEGGDLCWQIGTGYFGCRDDEGKFNPELFTKYSTLPNVKMIEIKLSQGAKPGHGGVLPGVKNTPEIAAIRHVTPGMTVISPPSHTAFSDAAGLLRFVQELRELSGGKPVGFKLCIGDTKEFEDICVQMNVLKIYPDFITIDGAEGGTGAAPPEFSDGVGMPLEPALIFVNRTLNNYNLRNKLRVIASGKVLTSLDILRAVAMGADMCNNARGFMFSLGCIQALRCNSNNCPTGVATQDKMLIKGLDVTDKSERVYHFHKNTLHTCNELIAAAGRSSYEEVDATMFMRGDEFDHLADLYFPDILGNVKQKARS; encoded by the coding sequence ATGAGAGATAAGTTTTTATCTTGGGGAATTGTATTAGTAGCTGCTACCTGGATTGTAGCGCTGCTGATAAAAGCGCATTACTGGATACCGACGCTGCTATCCGCTATTTATGCATTGGGAGTTTACAATGCTTATCAATCGAAACATGCTATTTTGAGGAACTTCCCGGTACTGGGGTACTTCAGGTACTTTTTCGAAAGTATTTCACCTGAAATGCAACAATATTTCATTGAAAGGGAGACTGATGGGAAACCATTCCCAAGAAATCAGCGTTCTGCAGTATACAGACGTGCTAAAAACCTTAGTGATACGGTAGCGTTTGGAACTCAGTTGGAAGTAAATCACAGAAAATATGAAGGAATTAAGCATTCTATTTATGCAAAATCTCCATCAGAAGAACTTCCGAGAGTTTGGGTAGGAGGAGAACAATGTACACAGCCTTACCATGCTTCTTTATTTAATATTTCAGCAATGAGTTTCGGAGCATTGAGTGACAGAGCGCAGATTTCACTGAACAGAGGAGCTAAAAAAGGGAATTTCTTTCATAATACAGGAGAAGGAGGTATTTCACCTTATCATCTTGAAGGAGGTGACTTGTGTTGGCAGATCGGTACAGGATATTTTGGATGCCGTGATGATGAAGGTAAGTTTAACCCTGAATTATTTACTAAATATTCAACGCTGCCTAACGTGAAAATGATTGAGATCAAATTATCACAGGGAGCAAAACCAGGACACGGAGGAGTACTTCCAGGGGTGAAAAATACACCGGAAATTGCAGCCATCCGTCACGTGACACCTGGAATGACCGTTATTTCTCCACCATCACATACTGCATTCTCTGATGCAGCCGGATTGTTGAGGTTCGTACAGGAATTAAGAGAACTTTCAGGAGGAAAACCTGTCGGATTTAAACTTTGTATTGGGGATACTAAAGAATTTGAGGATATCTGCGTACAAATGAATGTGCTGAAGATTTATCCTGATTTCATAACGATTGATGGAGCCGAAGGAGGTACAGGTGCAGCACCACCAGAGTTTTCAGATGGAGTAGGGATGCCTTTGGAGCCAGCTCTGATCTTTGTCAACAGAACTCTTAATAATTATAATCTGAGAAATAAACTTAGAGTTATTGCCAGTGGTAAAGTCCTTACTAGTTTAGACATCTTAAGGGCTGTAGCAATGGGAGCGGATATGTGTAACAATGCAAGAGGATTTATGTTCTCGTTAGGATGTATTCAGGCATTAAGATGTAATTCCAATAATTGCCCAACGGGAGTTGCTACTCAGGATAAAATGCTAATCAAAGGATTGGATGTTACAGATAAAAGTGAAAGAGTATACCATTTCCATAAAAATACCCTTCATACCTGTAATGAACTGATTGCAGCAGCAGGAAGAAGCTCTTATGAAGAAGTAGATGCTACCATGTTCATGAGAGGTGATGAATTTGATCACCTTGCAGATCTTTATTTCCCTGATATTTTAGGGAATGTAAAACAGAAGGCTAGATCATAA
- a CDS encoding RNA-binding S4 domain-containing protein has product MRIDKFLWSIRFYKTRSIAAEEIKKNRVSMGTSAVKSSKEVKEGDIIKIRKNQIDYKIKVLQIPKSRIGAKLVPLHIQDVTDKEQYELLKLRKMSQDYYRNKGEGRPTKKDRRDMDDYVGNDIDADFTNWDDFFGETDDETETED; this is encoded by the coding sequence ATGAGAATAGATAAATTTTTGTGGAGCATTCGTTTCTATAAGACAAGAAGTATTGCAGCTGAGGAGATTAAAAAGAATAGAGTTTCTATGGGAACATCTGCCGTAAAGTCATCTAAAGAGGTAAAGGAAGGGGATATTATTAAAATTCGTAAGAACCAGATTGATTATAAAATAAAAGTTCTTCAGATTCCTAAAAGCAGGATTGGAGCGAAATTAGTTCCTTTACACATACAGGATGTCACGGATAAAGAACAGTATGAATTGCTGAAATTACGTAAAATGTCTCAGGATTACTACAGAAACAAAGGAGAAGGAAGACCTACGAAAAAAGATAGGAGGGATATGGATGATTATGTAGGTAACGATATTGATGCTGATTTTACCAATTGGGATGATTTCTTCGGAGAAACAGATGATGAGACCGAAACTGAAGATTAA